The Atribacter laminatus genome contains the following window.
CATCAGGTAAAGCGAATCGAAGGCTTAAATCTTGTAAGTCTTGAACTGCCTGCACAATTTGAAGATTTATAGTTTGTCCTGGAGAAGCTTCCTGGCCGGATTCTGGAATCTGGCCGATGATAATGCCAGGATTTCTTTCCGGCATGACAACTTCTTCAATCTGACCAACCGATAAATCCATTTCAGCCAAAAGCCGCCTGGCTTCTTCAACTTTTAATCCAATTAAATCTGGAACCAGTATTTTTGCCGGTGGAGTTGCAACAATTGCCTCGGTACCACCTTTGCTAATCAAAAGACTGACTTGATTTCCTAATGGAAGTGTGCTCTCGGCGGGCGGATCCTGAGATATAACCGTACCTTTTAATACATCTTCATGGGTCACTTCCACCACTCGACCCAGTCGATATCCATTGGTTTCTAAAAGGTTCTGGGCTTCGCTTAAGCTTAAATCCCGGACATCCGGTACTCTGCTCATCGTGACTTCTTGAGTTACCGCTGGAGTGACAGCCACTCCTCCAGTTTGTGCTTGTCCAATATAACCGTTTATTACAACCCTAACCTTTCTTCCTCTTTTGGCTTCAGCCCCCGGAAGCGGATCTTGTTCCAATACCTGGTTCGCAATCCGATCAGAGCGATTTTCTATTCGGGCTACTTCAACCTGTAAACCCATTTTTGATGCTAAATTCACCGCAGTCACCAAGTCTTGGTTGCGGAAATCCGGCACCGCTAGTGATGTCGCACTAACCGAATACTGCAAAAGCATTAACCCAAAAAAGCCGCTAAGAACCACTCCTAAACCGAAGGCAATTACTGTTAGCAGTATTCGTAAAAAAAGGTTTGGTGTTTTTCCCTTTTTCGCCGTCACAGTTTCCTCCAAGCCCTCCCAAAAAAACCATCGGAATTAAAATAATGAGGCCATATTACATATGATTTATCATCGGATAAGATAGTTGGTTTCAATTCAGGTTGTAACAAACTATTTCCAGGTAAATTTACTTCCCATTCTCCAGGATTCAGTTTTTCAAAGGCTCCAACTACTCCCTCGGTTTCTTCCGGTGTCAAAGTACAAACACAATACAATATAATACCACTTTTTTTTATTAATGCAGAGGCATGGCATAAAAGTTGAAACTGCTTTTCAGCAAAAGGTCGGTTATCAGATTTTTTTCTAATAATTCCAATTTCAGGATTTCTTCGTAGTGTTCCCCAGCCGGAACAGGGAGCGTCCACAAAAACCCGATTGGCATCAATTAGTTCTTGAGGAAGGGACTGGGTTGCATCAACTGCAATGGTTCGGATAATATCAATTCCTTGGCGATGAGCCAAAGTTTCAAGAGTCTTTAATTTTTCCGGGTAAATGTCAACCGCATATATGCAACCCTTATTTTTCATCATCTGAGCCATCATTAAGGTTTTTCCTCCTGAGCCGCAACCAATATCAACAATCTTCTCACCTGGTTGAGGATCAAAAAGATGGACCATGACCTGAGAGCTTAAATCGTGGATAGAAAAATATCCTTTTTGATATTCGTCAGTTTCAACTAATTGAGTGTAATCCAAACCAGTATTAAGAGCATTGGGCAGCAAGGGCAGTGAATTTGAGACGATAGAATACTTTTTTAATAAAATCGTAATGAGTTTTTGTGAATCCGTTTTTAAAGGATTCACTCGAAGATAAAGAACTGGAGGAAGAACCAGGGATTTTTTCAGTTGGTTCATTTCGCCCTCGGTCAAAAACCTTCTCCAATATCCTTCTAACCATTGAGGAAGAACCATGCCCCACTGTTCCGCTTGTTTGCACCAACGGACTCTTTCCGATGCCGCCTTGCGTAAGACAGCGTTGACCAGTTTAATCCAAGGATGGGAATGAGTATGACGAGCTAATTCGACAGTCTCCGACACCACCGCATAATCCGGAATGCGGGTATCCACCGCCAGTTGAAAAAGCCCCAAATACAATATGATTTGAACCTTTTTGGGAAGACCCTTGGGTTTTTGAAGATAGACTGAGGCAATTTCCTGAAGTTGGGGATAAAATTTCACGATTCCTCGAACCAAGTGAACTAAAAAGGAACGGTCGGGAATTGAAAGCTCACCAGTTTTTATTGATAATGAATAGTGTTTATCTAAAAAAATGGGTTCTCCTCGAAAAAGTCGGTTCAAGATAAGAAAAGCTTCTAAACGAACGTTCACAGTTATGGGCATAAATCCTTTCGGCACTTTTTAAAAACTATTTGGTTCAATTCTCCTATTCCTCTTTGCCGCTGGTGAAGATGAAAATACCGATCCCCTCGCCTTAGATAAAATGAAACCAGGAAGAAAAGAAAGCAAGGTGGAGTTCGTCTTTTGGCTTCCCTCACATAATATTTTCACCAGTCAATACTTTTAGTCTCGGCTTTGACGAAGAAGAATTAAACGTAATAATTGTAAAGCAGCCATGGCGGTTGCAGCTACATAGGTTAACGCTGCCGCATTTAGCATTTTTTTAATATCCGGCTGTTCGTCCCCGGCAACTATACCAGAATTGGTTAAGGCTGCATAGGCTCGACGGCTCGCATCGTATTCCACTGGGAGAGTAACCACCTGGAATAAAACTGCCGCGCTAAAGAAGATAATCCCAATATCCATGAGAAATCGAAAAGAAAAGATTAATCCTACAAAAAAGAGCGGAAAAGCGGCTCGTGAACCGATACTGGCCACAGGAACCAAAATCGAACGCAAGGCAAAAGCCCCGTATTTCTCGCGCTTTTGCAATGCATGCCCAACTTCGTGCGCAGCAATACTATAATCAGCTATTGAACCACCCCGAGCTACACCGGTAGAAAGTCTGAGTATTTCTCGAGATGGATCATAGTGATCGGTTAGCTGTCCTGGGGTCTCTTCAACCCGCAGGGAAAGATTATTTTGTTGAATAAGCTGTTGGGCAACTTCTAATCCACTCAAACCTGCCCGAGAACGTTTCTGTGAAAGAGTTGCATAGGTGTTCTTTACTTTTGATTGGGCATAAAAAGCCAGGATGAGTGCCGGAATCAATAAAATAAACGTATAATCAAAAGGATAAAACATATTCCGTGTACCTCCTAATAAAATTCATCTCCCGGT
Protein-coding sequences here:
- a CDS encoding zinc metallopeptidase produces the protein MFYPFDYTFILLIPALILAFYAQSKVKNTYATLSQKRSRAGLSGLEVAQQLIQQNNLSLRVEETPGQLTDHYDPSREILRLSTGVARGGSIADYSIAAHEVGHALQKREKYGAFALRSILVPVASIGSRAAFPLFFVGLIFSFRFLMDIGIIFFSAAVLFQVVTLPVEYDASRRAYAALTNSGIVAGDEQPDIKKMLNAAALTYVAATAMAALQLLRLILLRQSRD
- a CDS encoding RsmB/NOP family class I SAM-dependent RNA methyltransferase, encoding MPITVNVRLEAFLILNRLFRGEPIFLDKHYSLSIKTGELSIPDRSFLVHLVRGIVKFYPQLQEIASVYLQKPKGLPKKVQIILYLGLFQLAVDTRIPDYAVVSETVELARHTHSHPWIKLVNAVLRKAASERVRWCKQAEQWGMVLPQWLEGYWRRFLTEGEMNQLKKSLVLPPVLYLRVNPLKTDSQKLITILLKKYSIVSNSLPLLPNALNTGLDYTQLVETDEYQKGYFSIHDLSSQVMVHLFDPQPGEKIVDIGCGSGGKTLMMAQMMKNKGCIYAVDIYPEKLKTLETLAHRQGIDIIRTIAVDATQSLPQELIDANRVFVDAPCSGWGTLRRNPEIGIIRKKSDNRPFAEKQFQLLCHASALIKKSGIILYCVCTLTPEETEGVVGAFEKLNPGEWEVNLPGNSLLQPELKPTILSDDKSYVIWPHYFNSDGFFGRAWRKL
- a CDS encoding PASTA domain-containing protein, giving the protein MTAKKGKTPNLFLRILLTVIAFGLGVVLSGFFGLMLLQYSVSATSLAVPDFRNQDLVTAVNLASKMGLQVEVARIENRSDRIANQVLEQDPLPGAEAKRGRKVRVVINGYIGQAQTGGVAVTPAVTQEVTMSRVPDVRDLSLSEAQNLLETNGYRLGRVVEVTHEDVLKGTVISQDPPAESTLPLGNQVSLLISKGGTEAIVATPPAKILVPDLIGLKVEEARRLLAEMDLSVGQIEEVVMPERNPGIIIGQIPESGQEASPGQTINLQIVQAVQDLQDLSLRFALPDARVPIIVRIVVNDELGERVVYEEEHQGGETVEILSRTKGKGKVLIYLNGYYYWEKEL